Proteins found in one Corynebacterium zhongnanshanii genomic segment:
- a CDS encoding PhoH family protein, with amino-acid sequence MRPSSNAHPRVASSTIEIDPAIIVSVLGRNDENLRVVENSTDADLLARGNCITIRGEAREVSHARRALEEMVSLVERGNTVDADATRRIMRSVEDAERPGAMTTEAPETIVTYRGKSVRPKTMGQQQYITAIDECTVVFGVGPAGTGKTYLAMAKAVQALMRKDVSRIILTRPAVEAGEKLGFLPGTLNDKIDPYLRPLHDALREMVDPETIPRMMEAGIIEVAPLAYMRGRTLNDSFVILDEAQNTTPAQMKMFLTRLGFNTKMVITGDMTQVDLPHRQESGLKVAQSILRSVPGVYVSQFDSDDVVRHRLVSRIVEAYDSYEAEQWQDDEDVR; translated from the coding sequence ATGAGGCCTTCTTCCAACGCACATCCACGCGTGGCGAGCTCAACCATCGAAATTGACCCGGCGATCATCGTGTCCGTGCTCGGACGCAACGATGAGAATCTCCGAGTGGTGGAAAACTCCACAGACGCGGATCTTCTGGCGCGGGGAAACTGCATCACCATCCGCGGCGAAGCTCGGGAGGTGTCCCATGCGCGTCGCGCGCTGGAGGAGATGGTGTCCCTGGTGGAGCGGGGGAACACCGTGGATGCGGACGCCACGCGTCGTATCATGCGATCGGTGGAGGACGCCGAACGTCCCGGGGCGATGACCACGGAGGCGCCAGAGACGATTGTGACGTACCGGGGTAAGTCCGTGCGTCCCAAGACAATGGGGCAGCAGCAGTACATCACGGCGATTGACGAATGCACCGTGGTGTTTGGCGTGGGGCCCGCGGGAACAGGAAAGACGTATCTGGCGATGGCGAAGGCCGTGCAAGCGCTGATGCGAAAGGACGTCAGCCGGATCATTCTTACGCGCCCCGCGGTGGAGGCCGGAGAGAAGCTGGGCTTTTTGCCGGGAACCCTCAACGACAAGATCGATCCCTACCTGCGCCCCCTGCATGACGCCCTGCGTGAGATGGTGGATCCAGAGACCATCCCACGGATGATGGAGGCGGGAATCATCGAGGTCGCTCCCCTGGCCTACATGCGCGGGCGTACCCTGAACGATTCCTTCGTGATCCTGGACGAGGCGCAGAACACCACCCCGGCGCAGATGAAGATGTTCCTCACGCGCTTGGGCTTCAACACCAAGATGGTCATCACCGGTGACATGACCCAGGTGGATCTGCCGCACCGGCAGGAATCCGGGCTGAAGGTCGCCCAGTCGATCCTGCGCTCCGTGCCCGGGGTGTATGTCTCCCAATTTGATTCCGACGACGTGGTTCGCCACCGACTGGTATCCCGCATCGTGGAGGCGTACGACTCCTATGAGGCGGAGCAGTGGCAGGATGACGAGGACGTGCGCTAA
- the ybeY gene encoding rRNA maturation RNase YbeY, translating to MSIEVFNESGRGEINEEELIDVARYALWTLDVHLSAELCIHIVDLATIEDLHVRWMDLPGPTDVMSFPMDELSPGWGRKDGPPTSPAMLGDIMLCPDFAQGQADRAGHSLAHELDLLTVHGVLHLLGFDHVTPEDEQKMFSLQNEILANWYDSQEERGVTFGPKPSGAAAFPSAADRDDTQGQ from the coding sequence GTGAGCATCGAGGTATTCAACGAATCCGGGCGCGGAGAGATCAACGAAGAGGAATTGATCGACGTTGCCCGCTATGCTCTGTGGACCTTAGACGTCCACCTCTCGGCAGAGCTGTGCATCCACATCGTCGATCTGGCAACCATCGAGGATCTTCACGTGCGCTGGATGGACCTGCCCGGCCCCACGGACGTGATGAGCTTCCCGATGGATGAGCTCTCTCCCGGATGGGGACGCAAAGACGGCCCGCCCACCTCGCCGGCGATGCTGGGTGACATCATGCTGTGCCCAGACTTCGCGCAAGGCCAGGCCGATCGCGCCGGGCATTCCCTGGCCCACGAGCTGGACCTGCTCACCGTCCACGGCGTGCTGCACCTGCTGGGCTTCGATCACGTCACCCCGGAGGACGAGCAGAAGATGTTCTCCCTGCAAAATGAGATCCTGGCCAATTGGTATGACTCCCAGGAAGAACGCGGTGTGACCTTCGGGCCGAAGCCGTCCGGGGCAGCGGCATTCCCCTCCGCGGCTGACCGCGACGATACCCAGGGACAATAG
- a CDS encoding AMP-dependent synthetase/ligase, which produces MSTYTTDALYTVGDAESCLTAVRDRVDEFGSDTLFSRPVGYDWEDVSIAQFLDEVYSVARGLIALGIEKGDRVVIMSETRYEWTLVDYAVAAAGAISVPIYSSSSTSQCEWIVGNSGSRIAFGENDEYCGRLNTFLNKGERVDNNASLEHVFNINAGGIDDVIAKGKEAGITQDQVEERIAATKSSDVATIVYTSGTTGRPKGCRLTNSNLLSEVRGLHTHPIGAALEPGVTSLTFLPLAHVLARAVSNLFIVAGAQQTHWSDMGTIVNEFQRSEPNVILAVPRIFEKVHAGVKHKATDGGGPKAKIFLRAEETAIEYSRALDTDKGPSLGLKARKAVFDKLVYGKIRAALGGELAYCISGGSALNAELMHFFRGAGVYIYEGYGLTESTAAVAVNFEPNNIIGTVGRPVGGNTIRIAEDGEIELKGSVIFDGYWNNEEATKEAFTEDGFYRTGDLGELLPSGHLKITGRKKEIIVTAGGKNVSPGPMEDILRAAPLISQAMVVGDDQKFVGALISLDEDAVKAWKSEHNIPEHTSIRELAKNSNLRSEIQDAVNKANLSVSHTEGIKKFRIVARDFSEEKGEVTPSMKLKRFAISENFADDIARIYNG; this is translated from the coding sequence ATGTCGACGTACACCACTGATGCGCTGTACACCGTTGGAGACGCAGAGTCCTGCCTCACCGCCGTCCGTGACCGGGTGGATGAGTTTGGCTCGGACACCCTGTTCTCCCGTCCAGTGGGCTACGACTGGGAAGATGTCAGCATCGCCCAGTTCCTGGACGAGGTGTACTCCGTTGCCCGTGGCCTGATCGCCCTGGGGATTGAGAAGGGCGACCGCGTGGTCATCATGTCCGAAACTCGCTACGAGTGGACCCTGGTGGATTACGCCGTGGCGGCCGCAGGCGCCATCTCCGTGCCTATCTACTCGTCCTCCTCCACCTCCCAGTGCGAGTGGATCGTTGGTAACTCTGGATCCCGTATCGCCTTCGGTGAAAATGACGAATACTGCGGCCGCCTGAACACCTTCCTGAATAAGGGCGAGCGCGTCGACAACAACGCCTCCCTGGAGCACGTCTTCAACATCAACGCCGGTGGAATTGACGACGTCATCGCCAAGGGTAAGGAAGCGGGCATCACCCAGGACCAGGTTGAGGAGCGCATCGCCGCCACCAAGTCCTCTGACGTGGCAACCATCGTGTACACCTCGGGAACCACCGGCCGCCCCAAGGGTTGCCGTCTGACCAACTCCAACCTGCTGTCCGAGGTGCGCGGCCTGCACACTCACCCCATCGGTGCTGCGCTGGAGCCGGGTGTGACCTCCCTGACCTTCCTGCCGCTGGCACACGTGCTGGCGCGCGCCGTATCCAACCTGTTCATCGTGGCTGGCGCGCAGCAGACCCACTGGTCGGACATGGGAACCATCGTCAACGAGTTCCAGCGCTCCGAGCCGAACGTCATCCTGGCCGTGCCACGCATCTTCGAGAAGGTGCATGCCGGCGTGAAGCACAAGGCCACCGACGGTGGCGGTCCGAAGGCGAAGATCTTCTTGCGTGCCGAGGAAACCGCCATCGAATACTCCCGCGCCCTCGATACGGACAAGGGTCCAAGCCTGGGCCTGAAGGCACGCAAGGCTGTCTTTGACAAGCTGGTGTACGGCAAGATCCGCGCTGCCCTCGGTGGCGAGCTGGCCTACTGCATCTCCGGTGGATCCGCGTTGAACGCAGAACTGATGCACTTCTTCCGCGGCGCTGGCGTGTACATCTACGAGGGCTACGGCCTGACCGAATCCACCGCCGCGGTGGCCGTGAACTTTGAGCCGAACAACATCATCGGCACCGTCGGTCGCCCCGTGGGCGGCAACACCATCCGCATCGCCGAAGACGGAGAGATTGAGCTCAAGGGTTCTGTGATCTTCGATGGTTACTGGAACAACGAAGAAGCAACCAAGGAAGCATTCACCGAGGACGGCTTCTACCGCACCGGTGACTTGGGCGAGCTGCTGCCGTCTGGCCACCTCAAGATCACCGGCCGCAAGAAGGAGATCATCGTCACCGCCGGTGGTAAGAACGTCTCCCCAGGACCTATGGAGGACATTCTGCGCGCAGCTCCGCTGATCTCCCAGGCAATGGTTGTGGGAGACGACCAGAAGTTCGTGGGTGCGCTGATCTCCCTGGACGAGGATGCTGTCAAGGCGTGGAAGAGCGAGCACAATATCCCAGAGCACACCAGCATCCGGGAACTGGCCAAGAACTCCAACCTGCGTTCCGAGATTCAGGATGCCGTGAACAAGGCCAACCTGAGCGTGTCCCACACCGAGGGTATTAAGAAGTTCCGCATTGTTGCCCGCGACTTCTCCGAGGAAAAGGGCGAAGTGACCCCATCCATGAAGCTGAAGCGCTTCGCTATTTCGGAAAACTTCGCCGACGATATTGCCCGCATCTACAACGGCTAG
- the hemW gene encoding radical SAM family heme chaperone HemW: MSDHFGLYIHVPFCATRCGYCDFNTYTPQELQVGEHSANAGNTIDGYLDALERELEVAARVWDRHESDDASSETARINGVSTVFFGGGTPSMLGHEGLTRALRAVKRTVGLAPDAEVTTESNPESTSPEFFHALRAEGFTRISLGMQSVAGHVLKVLDRRHTPGRPVAAAQEAREAGFEHVNLDLIYGTPTETDADLRASLEAVLSAGVDHVSAYSLIVEDGTALARKVRKGQLPAPDEDVLADRYAMIDSFLKDAGMDWYEVSNWARPGGECRHNLLYWNSGQWWGAGPGAHGCVQLKEHPGVTRLVNAKRPATYWDGLLGARTSSQHQDFLMLPGSVSHVEELSPKDLATERVMLGLRLREGIPVEVVAQGGAHGDARAGSPQAGSPAPLSPAVEEAIAKYQDLGLLWRNDARLGVTDQGKYLADGIVTDLLLAMDDEV, from the coding sequence ATGTCTGACCATTTCGGCCTGTATATCCACGTTCCCTTCTGCGCCACCCGCTGTGGCTATTGCGATTTCAACACCTACACGCCCCAGGAATTGCAGGTGGGCGAGCACAGTGCGAACGCGGGCAACACCATCGACGGATACCTGGACGCGCTGGAGCGCGAACTCGAGGTCGCGGCCCGTGTGTGGGATCGTCATGAATCCGACGACGCCTCGAGCGAGACAGCCAGGATAAACGGCGTCAGCACCGTGTTTTTCGGCGGTGGCACCCCCTCGATGCTGGGCCACGAAGGGCTTACCCGGGCCCTGCGCGCGGTGAAACGGACGGTGGGTCTGGCGCCGGATGCAGAGGTCACCACGGAATCCAACCCGGAATCCACCAGCCCTGAGTTCTTCCACGCCCTGCGTGCTGAAGGCTTTACGCGCATCTCGTTGGGCATGCAATCCGTAGCGGGGCACGTGCTGAAAGTGCTGGACCGCCGGCATACCCCCGGCCGGCCGGTCGCGGCGGCGCAGGAGGCACGCGAGGCGGGCTTCGAGCACGTCAACCTGGATTTGATTTATGGCACGCCCACTGAGACGGACGCGGATCTTCGCGCCTCGCTCGAGGCGGTCTTAAGCGCCGGAGTGGACCACGTGAGCGCCTACTCCCTGATCGTGGAGGACGGAACCGCGTTGGCACGTAAGGTCCGAAAAGGGCAACTGCCCGCGCCGGATGAGGACGTGCTGGCGGATCGCTACGCCATGATCGATTCCTTTCTGAAGGATGCGGGCATGGACTGGTACGAGGTGTCCAACTGGGCGCGCCCCGGCGGCGAGTGCCGGCACAACCTCCTGTACTGGAACTCAGGCCAGTGGTGGGGCGCGGGGCCGGGCGCGCATGGTTGTGTACAGCTTAAAGAGCACCCAGGGGTGACGCGCCTGGTGAATGCGAAACGCCCCGCGACCTACTGGGACGGCCTGCTGGGGGCACGGACATCCAGTCAGCACCAGGACTTTCTCATGCTGCCCGGCAGCGTTTCCCACGTGGAGGAGCTATCGCCTAAGGACCTGGCGACGGAGCGCGTGATGCTGGGGCTGCGCCTGCGAGAGGGAATCCCTGTGGAGGTGGTGGCACAGGGCGGCGCGCACGGTGATGCACGCGCCGGCTCACCACAAGCCGGCTCACCCGCCCCCCTGAGCCCCGCCGTAGAGGAGGCCATCGCGAAATACCAGGACCTGGGCCTGCTGTGGCGCAACGATGCTCGCTTGGGCGTGACGGACCAGGGCAAGTACCTTGCCGATGGCATTGTGACTGACCTGCTTCTCGCCATGGATGATGAGGTGTAA
- the hrcA gene encoding heat-inducible transcriptional repressor HrcA: MSSGTEQRRNEVLRAIVTDFIASHEPVGSKMLVDRHKLNVSSATIRNDMAALETEGYITQQHASSGRIPTAKGYRRFVDGIHDIKPLSRPERKAILDFLNNGVDLEDVLRRSAQLLAQLTRQVAVVQMPDLHRGRVKHCEVVKLGSHRVLLVLITDTGRVDQRNVDLMDPLPDEDVPHLRDIVNASMVGKTLDDACAAIAAVAREAKGQEMPRELRRPVLAVATVLVETLLDRPTDKLILAGTPNLVRTGELTAVLEALEEQVVVLKLLSSARDLQVQVSIGEENEDDALHRASVVTTGYGTSEGAVGGLGVIGPTHLDYTGTISSVTAVAHYVSRIVAGEK; this comes from the coding sequence ATGTCTTCGGGAACTGAGCAACGTCGAAACGAGGTCCTGCGGGCCATCGTGACCGATTTCATCGCGTCGCATGAACCCGTGGGGTCGAAGATGCTGGTGGATCGCCACAAGCTCAACGTGTCCAGCGCAACGATCCGCAACGATATGGCCGCGCTGGAGACCGAGGGCTACATCACGCAGCAGCATGCCTCCTCCGGTCGCATCCCCACCGCGAAGGGGTATCGCCGCTTCGTCGATGGGATCCATGACATCAAGCCGCTGAGCAGGCCCGAGCGCAAGGCGATCCTGGACTTCCTCAACAATGGGGTGGACCTGGAGGATGTGCTGCGCCGCTCGGCCCAGCTACTGGCTCAGCTGACCCGGCAGGTGGCGGTGGTCCAGATGCCGGACCTGCATCGCGGGCGCGTGAAGCACTGCGAGGTGGTGAAGCTCGGCTCCCACCGCGTGCTGTTGGTGCTCATCACGGATACGGGGCGTGTGGATCAGCGCAATGTGGACCTCATGGATCCGTTGCCTGACGAGGATGTTCCCCACCTTCGCGATATCGTCAATGCTTCCATGGTGGGCAAGACGTTGGACGACGCCTGCGCCGCCATCGCCGCCGTCGCCAGGGAGGCGAAGGGCCAGGAGATGCCTCGTGAATTACGACGCCCGGTTCTCGCCGTGGCCACCGTGCTTGTGGAAACGCTGCTGGACCGACCGACTGACAAGTTGATCTTGGCGGGCACACCTAATTTGGTGCGTACGGGTGAGCTTACTGCGGTGCTGGAGGCGCTGGAGGAACAAGTGGTGGTCCTCAAGCTCCTGTCCAGCGCCCGGGATCTGCAGGTGCAAGTGTCCATCGGTGAGGAGAATGAGGACGATGCCCTGCACCGCGCGTCCGTGGTGACGACGGGCTACGGCACCTCGGAGGGGGCTGTGGGTGGCCTGGGTGTGATTGGCCCGACGCATCTGGATTACACTGGGACTATTTCCAGCGTGACTGCTGTTGCACACTATGTCTCCCGCATCGTGGCAGGAGAGAAGTGA
- the dnaJ gene encoding molecular chaperone DnaJ produces the protein MARDYYGILGLERGASDAEIKKAYRRLARKYHPDVNPSEEAAEKFREISLAQEVLTDPQKRQIVDAGGDPEEQGFGGGAGGFGGGFGGFSGGGLGDIFDAFFGGGGGQRGPRVSRVRPGNDGLVRTEVTLEEQFSGVEREITVDTAVLCDVCDGTGSKSKSAPVTCPTCRGMGEVMEIQNSVLGRVQVARPCSRCSGTGEIIEDPCENCTGDGRVRQRKNITVNIPAGISDGMRIRMAGKGEVGPGGGPAGDLYVEIHTPEHSHFLREGDDLHVTLQVPAVDATLGTSVEVPMLDGSMATVEIEAGTQPEAVVRLSGRGMPRMRNPKGGHGNLIAHVDVVIPTSLSSHERDLYQKVREQAKDSATVGTKHDSDRGLFSRLRHKFGRSS, from the coding sequence GTGGCTCGAGATTATTACGGCATTCTTGGCTTGGAACGTGGCGCATCTGACGCGGAGATTAAGAAGGCTTATCGCCGCCTGGCGCGTAAGTACCACCCGGATGTGAACCCGTCTGAGGAAGCAGCGGAGAAGTTCCGGGAGATCTCTCTGGCTCAGGAGGTACTGACCGACCCGCAGAAACGCCAGATTGTGGACGCCGGTGGGGACCCGGAGGAACAAGGCTTCGGCGGCGGCGCAGGCGGTTTCGGTGGCGGCTTCGGAGGATTCTCCGGCGGCGGCCTGGGCGATATTTTCGATGCATTCTTCGGCGGCGGGGGAGGCCAGCGTGGTCCTCGCGTCTCGCGTGTCCGTCCGGGTAATGATGGCCTGGTGCGCACCGAGGTCACGCTGGAGGAGCAGTTCTCCGGCGTGGAGAGGGAGATCACCGTGGATACCGCGGTGCTGTGCGACGTGTGCGACGGCACCGGCTCGAAGTCTAAGTCCGCACCGGTGACCTGCCCCACCTGCCGTGGTATGGGTGAAGTGATGGAGATCCAGAACTCCGTGCTGGGACGGGTGCAGGTTGCCCGCCCGTGTTCTCGGTGTAGCGGAACGGGCGAGATCATCGAAGATCCATGCGAGAACTGCACCGGCGATGGCCGCGTGCGCCAACGCAAGAACATCACGGTGAACATCCCCGCGGGCATCTCCGACGGCATGCGCATCCGCATGGCAGGCAAGGGCGAGGTAGGCCCCGGAGGCGGACCTGCCGGCGACCTGTACGTGGAGATCCACACCCCAGAGCACTCCCACTTCCTGCGTGAGGGCGACGACCTGCACGTGACCCTGCAGGTTCCTGCGGTGGATGCCACCTTGGGTACTTCGGTGGAGGTCCCTATGCTGGACGGCTCCATGGCCACGGTCGAGATCGAGGCGGGCACCCAGCCGGAGGCTGTTGTTCGGCTGAGTGGCCGTGGCATGCCACGGATGCGCAACCCCAAGGGCGGCCATGGAAACCTGATTGCCCACGTGGATGTGGTGATTCCCACCTCCTTGTCCTCCCACGAGCGCGACCTGTATCAGAAGGTTCGCGAGCAGGCTAAGGACAGCGCCACGGTGGGCACGAAGCACGATTCTGATCGGGGATTGTTCTCCCGCCTCCGCCACAAGTTCGGACGGTCCTCGTGA
- a CDS encoding hemolysin family protein, which translates to MDASDFFGLAAVLIALLLGSVLSVVETAVSAISPARVDSLAKEEKPGALRVQRLLSRRATHINLLVLLRTICEVSGAVFGTALAVSLIDSRNWAIFVAIAVVTVTTFTIIGVLSRTMGRQNPYSISIAAAPILLAVSWALGPFAGLLVRAGNIVTPGKGFRDGPFATEIELREMVDIASERGIVESDERKMIQSVFDLGSTTARSVMVPRPEMVWIESTKSAGQATSLCVRTGLSRLPVIGEDVDDIVGVVYLKDLVARTYHTDDNGRSVPVSDVMRSAMFIPDSRGLDDLLEDMQRDQIHIAMLVDEYGAIAGLISIEDILEEIVGEITDEYDSTEIAPIEDLEDGSYRVVARLSLEELEELLEETRGEGDPEIHFSEEQHEQVDTIAGLGAFELGRVPIPGAEITTAGIHVAYEGARDRRGRVKVRSAIVTRVEPDRREEPDHREEPEESVPGQEPGTEQPAQPAEPSSASSASSASRPEHADGE; encoded by the coding sequence GTGGACGCTAGTGACTTTTTCGGCCTCGCGGCCGTACTGATCGCCCTGCTGTTGGGATCCGTCCTGTCCGTGGTGGAAACCGCCGTCTCCGCAATCTCCCCGGCGCGCGTGGACAGCCTCGCCAAGGAGGAGAAACCCGGAGCGCTGCGCGTGCAGCGGCTGCTCAGCCGGCGCGCCACCCACATCAACCTGCTGGTACTGTTGCGCACCATCTGTGAGGTCTCCGGCGCGGTCTTCGGAACGGCCCTGGCAGTGTCCCTCATTGACAGCCGGAACTGGGCGATCTTCGTGGCCATCGCCGTGGTGACCGTCACCACCTTCACGATCATTGGTGTGCTTTCCCGGACCATGGGACGGCAGAACCCGTACTCCATCTCCATTGCCGCGGCACCGATCCTGCTGGCCGTGTCCTGGGCCCTGGGTCCCTTCGCCGGACTGCTGGTGCGCGCCGGAAACATCGTCACGCCAGGTAAAGGCTTCCGCGACGGCCCCTTCGCCACGGAAATTGAACTCCGAGAGATGGTGGACATCGCCAGCGAACGCGGCATCGTGGAATCCGACGAGCGCAAGATGATCCAATCCGTCTTCGACCTGGGCTCCACCACAGCCCGCAGCGTGATGGTCCCGCGGCCGGAGATGGTGTGGATCGAAAGCACGAAATCCGCAGGCCAGGCCACCAGCCTCTGCGTCCGCACGGGACTATCCCGACTTCCCGTGATTGGTGAGGACGTGGATGACATCGTGGGCGTCGTATATTTGAAGGACCTGGTGGCGCGCACGTATCACACGGACGACAACGGGCGATCCGTGCCCGTGTCCGACGTGATGCGCAGCGCGATGTTCATCCCGGACTCGCGTGGCCTGGATGATCTTTTAGAGGACATGCAGCGCGATCAGATCCACATCGCGATGCTGGTGGACGAGTACGGTGCCATCGCCGGGTTGATTTCCATCGAGGATATTTTGGAGGAGATCGTCGGCGAAATTACCGACGAGTACGACAGCACGGAGATCGCGCCCATCGAGGACCTGGAGGACGGCTCCTATCGCGTGGTGGCGCGGCTGTCCCTCGAGGAGTTGGAAGAGCTCCTGGAGGAGACCCGCGGCGAGGGCGATCCGGAGATTCACTTCTCTGAGGAGCAGCACGAGCAGGTGGATACCATCGCAGGCCTCGGTGCCTTCGAGCTGGGCCGCGTGCCGATCCCCGGGGCGGAGATCACGACAGCTGGAATCCACGTGGCGTACGAGGGGGCGCGGGATCGACGTGGCCGGGTGAAGGTGCGCTCGGCGATTGTGACTCGGGTGGAGCCGGATCGTCGGGAGGAACCGGATCACCGGGAGGAGCCAGAGGAGTCTGTCCCGGGACAGGAGCCCGGGACGGAGCAGCCAGCGCAGCCAGCGGAGCCTTCATCGGCTTCATCGGCTTCATCGGCGTCACGGCCGGAGCACGCCGACGGCGAGTGA
- a CDS encoding 16S rRNA (uracil(1498)-N(3))-methyltransferase produces the protein MTDPVFIHPIPADATVGSRFQLTGAEARHTEVKRMREGESLVVSDGVSRAVAASWSSGEVEIREFLPIPAPRPRVTVVQAIPKSERSELAVDLMVQAGADRVIPWAAARCVSRWDGKEAKAKAKWENAARAAAKQSRRLTVPPVEDLLRNIEDLRHYAQGTSRIVVLHEQASTPIAEQDFDVDEIFLVVGPEGSIAPEELEALDALGAQRVVMGPEVLRTAAAATVALGALGVLTQRWSGQ, from the coding sequence GTGACCGATCCCGTATTCATTCACCCGATTCCCGCGGATGCCACGGTCGGCAGCCGCTTCCAGCTCACGGGTGCGGAAGCCCGGCACACCGAAGTTAAGCGCATGCGCGAGGGCGAGTCCCTCGTGGTGAGCGATGGGGTCTCCCGCGCCGTCGCCGCGTCCTGGAGCAGCGGCGAGGTGGAGATTCGCGAGTTTCTTCCTATCCCCGCACCACGCCCACGCGTGACGGTGGTGCAGGCGATCCCTAAGTCCGAGCGTTCGGAATTGGCCGTGGACCTGATGGTCCAAGCCGGCGCCGATCGCGTGATCCCGTGGGCTGCGGCGCGCTGCGTGTCCCGCTGGGATGGAAAGGAAGCTAAGGCGAAGGCGAAGTGGGAAAATGCGGCGCGCGCTGCGGCGAAACAATCCCGACGCCTGACCGTCCCACCCGTTGAGGATCTGCTGAGGAACATCGAGGATCTGCGCCACTACGCCCAGGGCACTAGCCGCATCGTGGTGCTGCATGAGCAGGCCAGTACCCCGATCGCCGAGCAGGACTTTGACGTGGATGAGATTTTCCTGGTGGTGGGGCCGGAAGGCAGCATCGCCCCCGAGGAACTGGAGGCTCTGGACGCCCTCGGTGCCCAGCGGGTGGTCATGGGGCCTGAGGTCTTAAGGACGGCGGCGGCCGCCACCGTGGCGTTGGGGGCGCTTGGGGTGCTGACCCAGCGCTGGAGCGGGCAGTAA
- the era gene encoding GTPase Era encodes MADFPDLPEDALASIDDAAGATGGAAGATGYDVPEGFRSGFVSFVGRPNTGKSTLTNALVGQKIAITADQPETTRHPIRGIIHRDDAQVVVVDTPGLHRPRTLLGERLNEMVKETYQDVDVIALCVPADEKIGPGDRWIVEAVRAVAPRVTLIGIVTKVDKVGKDRVGEQLIALHELLDGAEVVPVSSTKDIQLNVLLDVLVEHLPEGPKFYPDDHVTDDDRDTRMAELIREAALAGLHDELPHSVAVQIDEVVPHPTREGVLNVHAVIYVEREGQKAILRGKGGRRLSKTVHDARLQIIEMLGTNIYLDVRLKVAKNWQSDPKQLGRLGF; translated from the coding sequence ATGGCAGATTTCCCTGACCTTCCCGAGGACGCCCTAGCCTCCATCGACGACGCAGCTGGTGCGACCGGCGGCGCTGCTGGCGCGACCGGCTACGACGTGCCCGAGGGATTTCGCTCCGGATTCGTGAGCTTCGTCGGCCGACCGAACACCGGAAAGTCCACGCTGACCAACGCGCTGGTGGGGCAGAAGATCGCCATTACCGCAGATCAGCCCGAGACTACGCGCCATCCCATCCGCGGCATCATTCACCGCGACGATGCACAGGTTGTGGTGGTGGATACCCCAGGTCTGCACCGTCCACGAACCTTGTTGGGGGAGCGTCTCAACGAAATGGTGAAGGAGACGTACCAGGACGTCGATGTGATCGCGCTGTGCGTTCCCGCCGATGAGAAGATCGGCCCCGGCGATCGGTGGATCGTCGAGGCCGTGCGCGCCGTGGCGCCTCGGGTCACGCTGATCGGCATTGTGACCAAGGTGGATAAGGTGGGCAAGGACCGCGTGGGCGAGCAGCTCATCGCCTTGCACGAGCTGCTGGATGGGGCAGAGGTGGTGCCCGTGTCCTCCACGAAGGACATCCAGCTCAATGTTCTGCTGGACGTGCTGGTGGAGCACCTGCCCGAGGGGCCGAAGTTCTACCCCGACGACCACGTCACCGATGACGACCGCGATACCCGCATGGCTGAACTCATCCGCGAGGCTGCCCTGGCCGGACTGCACGACGAGCTTCCGCACTCCGTGGCCGTCCAGATCGACGAAGTTGTTCCGCACCCCACACGGGAAGGCGTGCTCAATGTCCATGCGGTGATTTATGTGGAGCGAGAAGGCCAGAAAGCGATTCTGCGGGGCAAGGGCGGTCGCCGCCTGTCCAAGACCGTGCACGACGCGCGCCTTCAGATCATCGAGATGCTGGGCACCAACATTTACCTGGATGTGCGCCTGAAGGTGGCCAAGAACTGGCAGTCGGACCCCAAGCAGCTAGGGCGCCTGGGCTTCTAG